The genomic DNA GAGCTTTATGTTGGACTATAATGGTGCCAATAAATCCTGCACAGGAAGCCTCCCTCAccctcagcctcagcctcacTTTATCTTTTTACAATACATCAGCAGCGGGGCGACATGACAGACTTTTGTTTCCAGCGATAGGAGACAAAAGCAGCAGTTCATTAATACGTTTAACTGCCCCGCTGTGCAAGGAAAGTGCATAAATTCATATTCCTCTTCACCTCGTCACTGCAGacattcttccttcttttttatcTTGTACCAAACAGACGCACTGCAAAGATCTGGCTTCcaaacgtttctttttttttttccacgtttGAAAGGCTTTGATTTCACTCTGCGTTATCATAttgcatttaagaaaaaaaagcacgCTTAGGCTGTGTCCCTTTGtctagagagagaaaaagatgtaACAGCCACTCAGCCAAAGTCTCCACAATGCCACTAACGGTTCATCCGCATCGGGTCATTTATCATCGGGGCCTCTGCAAAACAACTGGAGGCCATCTTTTCAAAGTCCTTCACTCTGAAGTTCATAAAACGAACGCGTGCTCCAGAGAAGGATCACAACTCCTCAAAAGAGTTtaaaacgggggggggggggagagctcGGCACACTCTCTTTGTTTCAGCGCCACAATGTCATCCAGTGAACTTTGTGAATGAGAGAAGACCTTATTTTCAGAGTATCGATCGCGAGGTGAAGGTACAAAATGTAAACGCTTCGACCAGATAGATCTGCTGTCACGTTCCTCGGCCGGGGTTTGGACGTCACTGTCACCGGCCTCTGCAGGGCGCGAGAGGGGGGAATCTTCGCTCTCTCATCTGTGTGATTGTTAGAGGAGAGACACGAAATGAATCATCAATCATCCATTCAGGCCGCATTCAGCAGGTAATAGTCTGCTGTTGCATCACGTCTGCAGCCGAGGAGCGCTTCATTCATCTCGATGTGTGGCAGGAATACTCTTAATCAAGATTAAGACGCTCTGCACATGACATTTCACACACTGTAAGCGTCGGGTACAGAGTTAACGCCGTTTGTTAAAGGGGGCTGACATCCAACCCTCTGTATGTTATGATCTATTCTTCCTGTTCGGTCATTTTTTAATTAGAAGAATACCTCCCTCATATTTCAACAGATATCTACAAAGAAGCTCATTCATGTGTCTTTTTAACACTAATGCAAGTCAGACGTCGACATAAGCCCGCTCTACAACGGCAAGCAGGGCGCTACACTGACGCTAGGGGGCGCTATAGCCCCGTCACAAATCTGTCTAGCCCCGGTTAAGCCCCCTCATGTATGTCTGAgaacttaaaggggacatattctgaaaaatccacttgtacagtgtttttgaatatatatttgggtaacctgagtgtctatcgacccacaaaatgtgaaataaatccatccagtgctttgtttgtggtctgcataagtctaacaacacagagaaaaatgctctgtttcaaatgtgctctccttgtgatgtcacagtgggattcttgcaaaaaaatctcctcccctcccctggtatctccacctatggactccacccccagagtagaacagaggagtgatgtctaccgggaaaactcagggagggggggctcattgcatttaaagagacacacacaccaaaacggagcgttctgagagatctggtttatacagggtcacaaacctcctctggtgcttgattcatgttatattttgaccaaagcacagcacagatgtttcatttagaccacaggggactgtttgaaaagggggacaatatgttctctttaaaaagtaactatgaattcatgaaaccCAACATATTAGTCAAGCTCCCCCTCAGTACCAGGAGACAGAAAAATCCTGGCGCAGTCCCTGTACAATGGTGTTCTGAAATATCGTTGCATGAATGAAAGACCGAGGTTGAAAAAGATGGTGGTTCCAACAAATTAACTGACTGCAACATACAGCTCACATCAATAGTTGGCATGCTTTATGACACATTTCAGATCCATGGTTATTCAGTCAGACATCCACCTCCACCTAATGCGTGCTCACTTCCTAAATAAAAGGTAACATTGAATCCTGCGACTCAGCACCTTCAAAGGATGTCTAATTGAAGTAATTCCAAGAGGTAATGAGCTGTTCCACAACACTTAAGAAGGGAAACACTGATTTTGTAGAGAGatttttaattagttttcatttcagaaaatacTTTGAATACGGGCCAATTATTTCTGTATAAAAGATTTAACAATATTTCTACTTCTTTAAaattttgatatactttattaatccctgagggacaTTCGGTGTTACAGCTGATTTCCAACAAACCAGATACACAAAAATGGAACAAGAAGAGACCAAACATGCAAAAAGCTGATCCAACTATTCCCCCAAATTTCACAATAAAGTTTTACCGTTGCATTCGAACACTTTCAGGTGTTATCCGCAACATGTATTTTGATGCCATTTCGGAATCAGATGCAGAAAATATCTGTTGCTTTCTCAAGACATTTTGTGCTGCCTTGTTGGTGTTATGAGCTTGAATggttgattttctgtttgtcctTTCAGGTTACCAGCGCCGATTCACCAAGTTCAGAAAATTCAGAGTTGAGAGAGAGCTCGAAATCCAAGGTGAAGACCTACTGGACCGAAAGCAGCAAGGCCTTCTCCATCAGCCGCCTGCTGTCTCAGACGCTCTTTGACAAAGAGAACTTCACCTCTCTGGATATGAACTACGACGACGCAGAGCTGTACTCTAAACGGGAGCAGTGGAACTGGCTTTACAACGCCTCAAACCCCCGCGACCCTCGCTCCAGGACGAAGCGGAGGCCCATCGTCAAGACGGGCAAGTTCAAGAAGATGTTCGGCTGGGGCGACTTCCACTCCAACATCAAGACGGTGAAGCTGAACCTCCTCATCACTGGTAAGATCGTGGATCACGGCAACGGGACATTCAGCGTCTACTTCCGCCACAACTCGACAGGTCAGGGTAACGTGTCCGTGGGCCTCGTGCCGCCAACGAAAGCCGTGGAGTTCCAAGTCCACCAGCCGCACCAGCAGttccaccaccatcaccaccagcagcagcagcagcagcagacggcTCTGGAGACGAAGGACACCAAGCTGTTCAACTGCAGGGTGGAGTACGAGAAGGTGGAGAAGGGCACCAGGAACTCGCTGTGCGCCCACGACCCGTCGCAGAGCTGCCCGCAGGAGCAGACGCAGAGCCACGTGTCCTGGCTCTGCTCCAAGCCCTTCAAGGTCATCTGCATCTTCATCACCTTCTACAGCACCGACTACAAGCTGGTGCAGAAGGTTTGTCCAGACTACAACTACCACAGCGACACCCCGTACCTCCCCACCGGTTGATCAAAAAGaccagaaagagaggaggaggaggatgatgatgatgaggaggagggggaggggaaaaAGACGCAGAGACAAGCTTTCAGATCCTCAGTGGTGTCTGGATGAAAATGGAGTCAGGACACTAAAAAACTTGAGATGTTGACAGGCATTACTAACACTAACATATCCTTGACGCGAGACTGATGTTGCTCCAATGAACAGACCAACCCTGAGGTCATTATGAGAGCGTTTAGGGCCTGCAATCCTCACATTATATGCATAGCTGCTTGCCTGCTTACATCGAAAGGAAATTCTCAAGCCAACCGTAAAAATATGCTGattgtatttatgtaaatattatgGGTTCTACACAAAGACCAGAAAACaattttattaatgtttttctCCTCGCTAATTTAGTTGTTTACGTTGATAGTGTGTTTCCGTCTCAATCAtgctttctgtcttttccaATCAGTCTCGGGTAATCACCGCAAACCACGTAAATGTCAACGCAAATAAGACGAATCTGTCAGTTTGCATTAGAGGGCATAATGGGAAAAGCGAACATATTTTGAGTGGTGTTGTTTTCTGCAGTGTGATTGTTAGAGTGAGCATAGCTCTCTGATGTCGTCGTTTGGATTCCCGTCCATGTCCGTGCATGAACCGAGTGCGGTAAACAACCGAATAACGTCcatctatattttttttgtgttattgcaGCTGTCAGAAATAATCTCCATCAagtcagaggagaaaaagaacaaaaaaaaaaaaaaaaaagtacctctgtttaaatgatgttgttgtgtgtatgcAGGTTTTTAAGGTCGCGCGGGTGGTGCACGGTAATCAACACCAAAAGAGAGCTCCTGTCACatcaaaaataagaaagtaaatgtcaataaaaataaatttaaaaaaagaagaaacgaCGAAATGACAGAGGTACTGAACTGCTCcttaaaaaacattatcaaaCGTACCTGACTGTGCTTTAATTCTGCAGATTTCTCAGCCCCTGCATTTCCATTTTGGCTCGTATTTTTACGACTTACAACAAGTTCAGTACTTAAACTTTCAACCCCCTGCATCACTTACATGACAAGCAGCCCGTATTAGGAAGTGTCAGAGCCACAGTGCCCCCGCAGTATCCAAAAATAACACCGGAATAATCATTTACACAGAAAAAGTGCTTGAtaatgagaaacaaaacaaggtCGAGACAAGttcaaagtgtttaaaaaatagatatttgAACAAGCTAACAAAAGAAGGAAGTGATAGAGGATAGAGAATCGTTTTCTTAAGTTCATGCATCAAAGACTGAACGAGAAGAAACACTTGGTTTACAAAAGTGAGATGTTGTAATACGTGAAAGTGTTCCAGGAAAGAGAAGGACATACATTAAACCGCAGGTGCTAATCACACATTCCACCTATGAAGCGTTCACACCTCTGGTTatcaggagaaataaaaaataaaaaatcctggATGAGACTAACTCTGGCTGTTAATGGTATTGGATGTTCCAATTGGCTATTAAACCTTCATTACACAAATtgggagccagtggctgcatgtGAAGCATTTAGAGGAAATGAACACAATGTAAGTGGGAGCTCTGCAGAGTCAACACCACAGAAAGAGTGAATTAAAGTCCTGATAGAaaacctgtgaaaaaaaaaaagcacaaatgtgCACCTAGGGGCGCAATCACTGCTGTCTATTTAAATTCAGTGCAGTTCAGGATGGTATACGCGGCACAGTAAACTGCTAATGGCAGCCTGGACGACATCCAATATGCCAAACGTGGGGCGTGTTCTGTGACAAGGCGGGCCACAGAATCGGGGGTCCGCCTGTGGGATGAGTGAGCATAAAGAGGAATTTATGATGTGGAGGAACAAGGCTGGCAGAAATCACTGGAAGCACCTGACTCGTAAATTGAGAGCATGTATCTGTCAGCGAGAAAGAAGGAATGACTAATGTCTCAGATTGCTGTTTGGGCCAGTTCTTTCATCTCAATAAAGTGACTTTGATATCTCTCCACCCCTACCCAAATGTGCCAGGGACAGTTTGTTCAGCTTCAAAGAATTAAAGCAGCACTCTGCCGAGACAATGCAGGCCTCATTATGCACGTAATCTTACAAGTGTAAACAGTCTGGCACAGAAGTGTTTGGAGTGAGAGCTGCTGAGGGATGGAGCTGTTTCCTGACTGATGTCGTCTGAGGGGAAACGCTGAGAATCATCCTGTGTACCGATTAAGGCTGAATCAACAATGACCTTATGAGACGTATATACACGTGTATTTACAAATCTGACTTAAAGCTGCACCAATCAAAACTTTAGCACAGATAATGGATGTTTTACGTTAACGGATGTTGTGTTATGTTTCGATTCTCCAAAACAAAAGAGACGCCATTCTAATGTTAACTTGGACTTGGGTGTCCCGGTCATGAGCCTTATCCCGGTTTTTAACATATTCAGGATATGGCGTTTTCATGCACACAGATTATTCATATTGTGGTTAACATGATAAATACTAGTAACCACGATTTCTGATTACTGCATCTTAATTAAGAAGGCACCTGTGATGTTGCGTTTTTACAACTCAAACCGCGGCAAATTTGAAGATCTGAGAAAAATGAGACCACTTTGGAGCACTTCTGTTGTTCTGATGTTTCTCCACTACTTTCCAACGTGACCTGACCTTCTCTACCGTACGTGTTGGGCGGCGTCCTGTAGCCTGCTCACTACAGGCTTTAACAGATCAGCATGTTGATGCTTTCTCCCACCTAAACATCCCAATTATATTCAATTCTTTCTCCACAGAAGGACAACACTCAGTTTCTTTGTCGCTCAGGATGCAAGAAGCTCTCGTTGCcaccgccatgtttgtttttgctgacGCGTCGCTTGGCTGAGGCCGCAGGAAGTCcgcagctgtcagaaaccggggTGAGGCAATTACATGCCACTTGAGTTCTCCAGGTAGCAAAATCAAGTGTCTCAAAATCAG from Labrus mixtus chromosome 11, fLabMix1.1, whole genome shotgun sequence includes the following:
- the LOC132983498 gene encoding neurexophilin 1 produces the protein MRGDAPQRRGMKTTCLQAAALLLSLVSLVTSADSPSSENSELRESSKSKVKTYWTESSKAFSISRLLSQTLFDKENFTSLDMNYDDAELYSKREQWNWLYNASNPRDPRSRTKRRPIVKTGKFKKMFGWGDFHSNIKTVKLNLLITGKIVDHGNGTFSVYFRHNSTGQGNVSVGLVPPTKAVEFQVHQPHQQFHHHHHQQQQQQQTALETKDTKLFNCRVEYEKVEKGTRNSLCAHDPSQSCPQEQTQSHVSWLCSKPFKVICIFITFYSTDYKLVQKVCPDYNYHSDTPYLPTG